Within Vicia villosa cultivar HV-30 ecotype Madison, WI linkage group LG1, Vvil1.0, whole genome shotgun sequence, the genomic segment GTAAGCAAGTGGTTGACGGGCATGGCTAGGAGGCTCAACACCAATACCATTTTTGGCGCCATCATCGACATCTATAAAGCTTCAACTCACATTTATCAAAACTTTAGGATAAGTTTAATCAAGAGACAAGCAAATAACGTTGCTCATTCGTTAGCACGGACGGCTTTTCATCTTGTATCGAGACTATTATTTATGCTAGTTCTAAAGTTCATGATCTTATTTCATCTTGTATTGAGACTATTATCATCAATGAAATTAGTTAAATTTGTTactgtaaaataaaatttatagatAGTTTTTTTGGTCACAAGACTATTTATAGATGTTTTTTCTTTGGGTTGAAACATTGTACCAATACACCAAAGATTTGGGCAGCAGTTGCCTAACCAGCAGAAATCGCAAGTTTGCTACACAACAATACTCTACAATGATAGAAAAACTGTGAGTCAgaacacaacatatatcatcttCAAGCAACACCTCCTCAAGGAAAACAGGTTTACTCTAGAATTTCTTGAGCTAAAGGTATGTTCAGCAAAGAAAGGGATAATAAGTGAACCTTTTCAAGGATAAAAATTCAGttttctatatattttatttcataaacttatACATTCAATTCCTACCGAGACAACCGAACAAATATGAGAAGCAAAAATAAATCAGttttctatatattttatttcataaacttacAATGCAATTGAACAACATTCAACTCCTACTGTGACAAGTGAACAAATATGAGAAGAAGCTATTAGGTAAAGGTAAATTGTGCTTGGGACAAAAGGTAAATACTGCTTTTCAACAATATtcctaattttgtacatatttttttaGAATCAAATACATTGAAAAGAATGAAAGTTTTAACAACGAGCTGAATGACAAAGAGTAAATCACGGCAAACAATCTTCATATAGAAGCATTATGTGAGAACTAGTTTTGCATGCCAGAGACACATGAACGTCTAAGACCATGAATATTTAGTCTCTAAGACGAGCAGCAACCGGACTTCTGGTTCACAGGCTGTCCTCGAATTTGAACTGTTGGAGGCCTGGCATTGTTTGATGGTTGACTTGCCATTCTGTGGGGAAAAGTACCAGGGACAGACAAATGGGATCAGTCATCGAGGTGGATTTGCTAATCAGGATCCATGAATAACATTACATGTAGAAATTCCATACCTGTTTTTTATTTCAGCAGCCATGGCCATGAAAGCCTGTTCCACGTTGTTGGCATTTTTAGCACTAGTTTCCATGAAAGGAATTCCAATTTCATCTGCAAATGCCTGAAATATAGAAAACACAAACATCCAAACATTAAATAAAGGAAGGATTCAAAAACAAATGTTAGAAGTGGGACATGTATATGACATAAATCAACAAATTGAGGATCACCTTTGCTGTTTCAGAGGACACGACTTTATTATCCGTGAGATCACTCTTgtttccaactagaagcttgttAACATTTTCACTTGCATAGCGGTCAATTTCATTCAGCCACTGCTTAACATTGTTAAAGCTCTCTTGGTCAGTGACATCATAAACAACCTGCAAAAAAGAAATGCAAAATTACACCATTGTTTCCCAAAGATAATATAAAAGGAAATTGCTGACAAAGTGCCAGTTTAAAAAGACTCACAATTATGCCATGAGCCCCACGGTAGTAGCTGCTAGTGATAGTCCGGAAACGTTCTTGACCAGCAGTGTCCCACTATTCAGAAGATGCAGAAAAATATGTCAACAATTACAGGATGCAGTAAAGCAAAAAAACCCAAATAATTGCGATAATTGGTAAATGGAAAAACTTGGAACGAGCAGCTTATCATATAAACAAAAAAGGTATCCTTGGTACATGGGAGATTAACATCATTGGTTCAAGGAATGTTCAAATTCATTTTTGTGCATCTAATTGAGACAGTTTCAATATGCAATTTAGATGTAGAAAACAAATTGACATAGAATAGATAATATAAAAATCCCATCAGAACCAAAAACAACTTGTTCAATATTCAAACAACATTAACTTGATCCGTGACTTACAATTTGAAGTTTAATGGTCTTCCCGTCTTGCTCAACAGTGCGTATTTTCTGTAGAAGGGAGCATGTTAAATATCCAACCATGCAATTGTGTTGAAAACAACGTGGAAATAAGGTTAGGTGGTTTAAATGAAATGCTTACAAAGTCCACTCCGATGGTACTGATATAGCTGTCAAGGTATGAATCATCCTGTTTCagatatgaaaaaaatattaataagtgTAACCTAATCCATCTGGTGAGAGTCAGTCATTATGCAAGGAGTAAATCTTGCCATTGGATCTAACCATGAATTGATATGAATAAAGTTGGAACTTTGTGAAATGATGTGActgataaaaaaactaaaattgatGACCATATATGGTTTATAGTCAAGATTTACTCCTTTCGGTCGTGCAAATAGCCCTCTCCAAGTCTCATTGAATGTGATTGTGACATCTTCCACATTTCAATGGCGAAATAATATCCAAAGTTCTGAATACTAAACTTCATATGGAAATGGAATAGTAGGAATattcaacttcatcttttttCATTAATTGGAAAAAGGTAAACCATAAAGAAAGGACAAGGGCTCGGAACTTACAGCAAACCTCAGGAGGAGACATGACTTGCCCACACCAGAATCTCCAATCAACAAAAGCTTGAACAAATAGTCACTGAAAATAACATATGCTCCAATCAAAGATGTGATATTATTAATGAATGTATCCTTTTATAAAGATAATGGACAGTGGCAATATGGGTGAGTATGACTTGGTCCATTTGAATTTGTGTATAATGAACTAACTTTTAATAACCATTGGCATATATATTGTAAAACAATCAAGAATTCTAATTATTTTACAATATATATTAATGCAGGCGAGGAGTTGGTTCCTATGAAGTACGGACTACGACACGGATACCGACACCGATAATTTAAAAAATCTAGGATACCGACACCATTACATAAATTTGACATTTATTTATCCATCTATgataaaaaagtgaaaaatattCTATTAAAAGTTAATCTCTTCAATCCTTCATTGATAATATTGATTCAATACATATTTAATTCTTTTAGATtagattttaaatgtgtatgagaattaactaaaaaaaatttacaacatgcgataagcaaagaaaaaaaaattttaaaactctTATGTGAATTGTCCGACACGTATTGTACGAATGTCATACGACTGAGTGAATGAATGTCATAAAATTGTTGGAATTCGTTTCAAAAAGTGTCaaagtaagaaaaaaaaaacctttttttacaTTTGTTTGCCTTTTCCGACACATGGCGTATGGGTATCATATAAGTGTCGGACAGCCTATTTCTAGAGGTGTGCTTCATAGTTGTGATATTCACATAGATAAAAAATTTAACAGATCATGCTATATGAATATCCCGGGATCTGTCCAAGCTAAGCAAGCAGCAAAACTCAAGCTCATGAGGCAATGAGTGCCACAGTAGACAGCAATGAGTGCCACAGTAGACAGCAAATCATGATTGTCTAACAGAAGCACGTAGGCCGCCTCATATATAGAACTTCTTTCAAAGTTACTAACTAAACTAGTCTTAGATTAAACTCATGCACCGACAACATATTAATCGATCTCAGAAAATTTTCAAACCTAAAACCGCGTTTTACTTATAAACATCATATTCATAGATCTATCAGCAGAATAAAATTTCCAGGATCCCCTTATACACACCGGCAATACAAATCCAACCACCAAAGAAACAAACTATAATACTCCCTGAATAAAATGCAGTATCACTAATCATATGTTCTTAGAACTCAACTCTCTCATGTGTTTACCTAATGGAACAATCATGCATCTCTCGTTAGACACTAACCCAACACAATTTCTACAGTTATATCATCACTATCAGAAAATTTGTAAGACTAAAATCACAACCCAAACATGATCACTGAATCAAAAAATTACAAAACACGTTAAACACAATTGAACATGATGAGCAAACGGATCTATCCTCTAAAGAAACAGATCTAAACCAGCAACGAATTTCGCGAAACACGATCCAGGAAGAATTTTCACAAACCATGCATCAGATACACTTTGAAATTCACCACCGACTAATACAGCAGATCTAAACAAGCTCGATTTAGaaaaatcaaaacaataaaactacaAGACGAATTTTCCGTAACGGGGATTTCGGAGAAGTGAAGCAGAAACGGAAAAAGCGATGAGAATTGGCACTTACTATTCAGGATTCATGGCGGTGAGAAGATGGAAACGATTTGAATTGAGAGGAGTCGGATGTAGAGAGGAGAGGAAGGGTTTGGCGGCGATGGGAGTTACCGGTTGTCTGAGATCGTCGCCGGAGAAATTGAGAaggtgagagagaaatgagagaagagagaagatggaAGAAGAAATCGAAGAAACGTGTGAGGGAGTAGTGTTTTAAAATGATCCGCGGGTATCGGAGGTCTATTCATCAAGCATCAACGGTGCGAGTGGGGTGACGTATACCAGCAAGTTCGGTGCTTGCCACGTGTTCTGCACCATTTACCGAATTACTGGattggataattttttttttttttagtgatACTTACaactaaaatttaattaatatttcatCCAAATATTATAACACTCCTTCTAATAAAGTTTTTATCCCAATAATTATCTCCACCTGACTTCTTTTGTTTGAAAGTTAGTTTGTATTTAAGAGAGATAGTTGgttattttagaatttaaattgggGAAGATGAGTATTGGGATGAAAAATTATCCTTTATGTCTGGTCCATCGTTTCTAGTCCAGCATTACTGTAAGGAAGGTCCAACAATTCAAATGGTTATAGTCGTTGGAGAGCTCCTCACCCACTAAGGGCACGTGGCCAACTGCCTTTCGAAAAAACTGGTCCTCCATCTTTCAAGATTCATGAACAGTTGACCTAGGACGAAGATCACGCGCTGATCTTGCCCTATCCACGTAGGATTCTGGCAGTCTTTTGTTTTGGGCCTAAGGATCCATCCCAAAACAAAAGACATTGGCCTAGTGCTGGGCACTATAAATACCTTCTTTCATACatgggtcaggtattcaattctctaTTCTCTACTTTGTACTCACTCTCTTCATTCTGAATCTCACGTTGGTATTGGAGTGTCTTGCAGGTACACTCCCCCCTTTATCTTCTGAACCTACCACAATTCGAGTGTTGCAGGCCATTGAAGATACTTTTGATCTCGGTAAGATCAGGTATATTAGTTACTTATTATATCTAAAaaataatctttttttttaaaacggaACCAGATGGATAGCTCTTTATAAAAAGATGGTTCTTACTTCTATATTTAAAAAGGGTTATCTTGaaaattgatattaaaaaaaGGGGTTTGACACTTTGTACTGGAACTTCCTTCTTGAGGTGCTACTAGCTAGACTCCTTCGGGTTCAACTTAACATTCTAAAATTGGATTAAGGAAATCTTGTATTATGCACGAATGTCAATTCTGGTTAATGGTAACCTAATAGATTTCTTTAAATGAAAATGTGGAGTGAGGCATGGGAATCCCATATCTCCTCTATTGGCTTGCATATCATATGAAATTCTTAGCCAAACATTAACCTTAACATCTAACCATGGTCTTATTAAACCTATGCATGTCAATAGAGGAATGTCTTTTTCGACTCATGCTCTTTGCACACACGATATCATGATATTATTCTTGGGAGACAAGAGAGTCCTACAGAAGATCCTCAAGAACTCTCAAAGATTATGGAGCAAAGTTGGGTCAAATAATTAATATGGAGAAGAGAATTCAAAGTTTAAGCTATGTTTTTGTAGCAAGTGTGTACCATTCAATCTTGATTGTGTTTTAGCCAAGGACATATCCATTTTTCCTATATGGGATATCCTATATTCAAAGGTAAACAGAAGCAGATTCACTTCCTAAAGATGTCCCATAAAATTAGATCAAAGCTTGCATCTTGGAAAGGTGCACTATTATCCATAATGGGAAGACAACATATGTCTTCCATGTGTAGTTTATGTTTTGCTCAAAGAGAGACAATAACCcatatcttctttgattttcATTTTGTTTCAAAGACCTAGAACACGTTAATGGAAAGAGACAGGATTATAACTTTACCTAAAGGACCGACGGACCTTGTTCAGATGGCCTTGCTAGGATGGCACTCCAAGCTTAAAGATACAATTATCCCAATCCTTATTCACGTTGTTCATCTAATTTTGATTGCAAGAAACGAATGAGTCATTATTTTTAAGATTCGttcatttttttatttgtgaAGTTGTCAAAAATAAGACAATTCTTCTCGTGATTCAATTTTGATTGTCACTAGAAAAGAGTAACTCTTTAATAAGCTATGGGATCTTTTTGTTTTGTGTATCCGAAAAAATCATCAAGAACCCAAATTGTATTCATGAAAAGATTTTTTCATTCACAAACATATTATCTTTGAAACTCAACCTTCTGAGAAACCTCCTAGAATATTGAGAGTGTAATAAGCTTGTAGCTATGTTGTGTGAAATATTTTGGAtattattcatcatcttcaaacttATACCAAGAAACTATTTTTATGGTTCTCAACTTTAAAGATTGGGTGTGAGAGGTAGATCGAGATACATTAGGGAATCTAATCTTTTTTATGTAAAGTTTTTTGGTTTGTATTAGGATAAAAGATTGTTTCTTCTTCTCGTTATGTATTGGTGCTTATCAAGCAAGAGAAGAGTTTTCTTCATACTCCAATGAAGATTTTGATAGGTCTGGATAAAGGTTACTGCAAAAAAATTGGGAGTTATCCTCATTCGTTGATAGAATAATCGCTCATATAAGTCTTCTTTAACTTTAATCATAATGGAATACATTATTGTTTCTAATGGTGATAATCATCTAAGAGTGGAGTAGGCATAGCGGGAACAAATTATTGAATCACTATATATCTGGTATACAATTTCTCTCTCCTTATCCCTTTAATTTTTTGCATTACATCATGTATGTTAGGCGTTGTTCATCATTAGAATGTCATCTAGAATTAGATATTTCTTATAGTGTTTTATCATATAAGTGTAGGTCTATGATGCATTTAATTTGGTGAATATTCATCTCTTGAATTACGATTGTATTGACTTAAGTCATTGGATTAAATTGCTTAtcaaaacaaattcaagtttATGATAATGTTTGAAATTTTGTTTCTATGACAATAGGAAAAATATGGTATTAAATTCACTCGCCACGTTTTTACTTCCACTCATTACATTTTTCTTATGCACTTTAACTCagattttataaaagtaattgtgTTGAATTAGTGTTTTAGGGGGGACCTATTCAACCCTCTTCTAGATCGTCTCATATCAACATTAGCActcacaaaaaaaataaaataagcatGTCACTAAGCTTATGCATCATAGTTTAATTCTAAATTTGATAGAAGTTGGTAGATTATAGATATTGGTGCAACATTCATAAATGAAATTCTCTTATATGATTTGTGTCATGTCATAAGGTTGAaccaatcttaaaaaaaaaaattcaaattcaaataaaaattacattAAAGCACaataaattaaaacacattaGATTGATAAAGTAAAACTAAATGAAAatttaataatagtttttttttacagGAATGATATGTTGACAACAAGTTATTATTTCAAatgcatgattttttttattattatttaaatttatattataaaaagcATTAAGTAATATTGCAATTAAACTTTCTTTCTCCTATCTTTTCATCTTCCACCTCCTTTTCTCTTTTGATAACACATCTTCTTCCCATACAAGAAGCTCTACATTTATTCCATTGTAAATACCTAAAATAGCTTAATGAATTTGTTGACAAAACAATTAAACTAAATTACAAGTAATACAAAATAAGttaattgtgtgtaaaaaatttGATAATATAGCTCAAATGTTGGTTAAGGAGTTTCCAGACATATCAAAGTTGATTAATTATGCGTAAAAAATAGGTTAATAGAATTCAGATATTGGTTAATGAGTTTCTAGATAttaaattacaaataaaataaagttggttaattttgtaaaaaaattggGTAATACAACTTAGATGTTGGTTAATAAATTCTGAGACATAAAAATACACCAACATTCACACATAATAAAGGTCTCTTTAAAGCTATCAGCGTTCAACAAATTTCATCTTAACACCATAAATATGATTGAAATCAAGCGATGGAAGTTGATTGTTGAATTtggtgtgtgcgtgtgtgtgaccGATAGAGATTAAAATCAAGTGATAGAGGTTGAGGCAATTGAGTTTTTctttgtagtgttatatttgcaaATAATATTTCCTTGGGTGATAGCTTGGCACCGCCCTATTAAAAGGTGAAGACACGAGGTCACCTGAAGGAAGGTATCGCCTCGCCCTTAAGTTTTCCTCGTCCAAGAAAAGAGAAAATGTGGAATAAGACGTGTCTTGGGCAAAGATAAAATCAAAGTCGTTACTAATGCGCGTTACCCTTGAAAATATGGATTAAACTGTTCATTATTAGACTAGGTGGACGGTGACCCTTTTCGAGAAAACCCTAGGTCCTAGAGACCCTTATAAATACCTCATCCTTCAAGGGGAAAATGAAGACTCTCAAGCCATGCACATTTACTTCTACTCGAAGAGCACTTCGCTCTTAGTAGCCTGAAACAATCTAAAAAACTACCGTACAAGACTACTCACCGTCGTGAGCTAACCCTCATCCCAAAACTTTTAATATACCTACTAAGGCCTATGAGTCTCATTGCCTTGCAGAGAAaatacacatacacacacacacacactatagGACTCTGTAAAACTAACATGGACCATACCTTTCACTCCGACCCTATCATCCTTTTTCTCTATAGATTTCTGACAGGGTCCTACAACATGCAACAAACACCATTGTCAAAGGTATCTTCGGGAGGGGTCTCTCTGGGGTCGTTTAACGAAGATATGTGAGGCAGGTGTTCGCCGTAAACGTCATATCCTCTTATTTTTCTAAGAACACCACAGAACGGTCGAGGTCAACGTTGTTTTCTCTAAAGAAGATTCCTTGTGCATCACTCCTCACGACAATGACTCGTTGATAATCATCATCCAGCATAGCAACTTGGATATTATACGTCTCCAGATAAACCTAAACAGCTCAGTCGATGTCCTTGTCTAGGACATATTCCAGAAGTTACAATTGAACTTGGATGACGTACAAGGGTTCACAGGATCTCTAGCAAGATTATCAGGTGAACAAATATAAATAGCGGGCTACGTGATCCTAAAATCCACCTGCGAAGAAGGAGTTGACGCAAAAACTATCAATGTTAGCTACCTCATCGTGGGCATCATGTCACCTTACAACATCATCCTGGGACCCTAACCATCAATGCCCTAGGAGCGGTAGATCCACCCAATATTTAACCTTGAAATATCTGGTGCTCCTAGATGACAGAGTGGGAACCATCCGAAGAGATCAACAAGTAACTCGCAAATGTTATCAGAGCATCCTAGAGACAGCTAGAGAAGAGCTAACCGTTGTTAATGACCATCTTTATAAAGTTCCAAATACTGATTTCAAAGGTTGGGACCCCAGACTGGACGCAGAGCCGAAACAAATCACGCCAATAGAAGACTTGGAG encodes:
- the LOC131638104 gene encoding GTP-binding protein YPTM2 is translated as MNPEYDYLFKLLLIGDSGVGKSCLLLRFADDSYLDSYISTIGVDFKIRTVEQDGKTIKLQIWDTAGQERFRTITSSYYRGAHGIIVVYDVTDQESFNNVKQWLNEIDRYASENVNKLLVGNKSDLTDNKVVSSETAKAFADEIGIPFMETSAKNANNVEQAFMAMAAEIKNRMASQPSNNARPPTVQIRGQPVNQKSGCCSS